In Streptomyces nojiriensis, the sequence GCCGTCCACGTGCGCCATCACCTTGCCGACCACGTCGAGGGTCACCCGCTCGACGTGCTCCAGATCGCTCTCGTAGCCCACACCCACCTGGACCAGGATCGAGAACTGCGCCTCCGGCTGGGTGAAGTTGGTCATGTTGGTCCGCGCGAGACGCCCGTTGGGGATGATGACCAGGTTGTTCGACAGGTTGCGGACCACGGTGTTGCGCCAGTTGATGTCGACGACGTAGCCCTCCTCGCCGCTGGTGAGCCGGATGTAGTCACCGGGCTGCACGGTCTTCGAGGCGAGGATGTGCACGCCGGCGAAGAGGTTGGCGAGGGTGTCCTGGAGGGCCAGGGCCACCGCCAGACCACCCACGCCGAGGGCGGTGACCAGCGGCGCGATGGACACGCCGAGGGTCTCCAGGGCGACGAGCACGCCCATCACGAGGACCACGATCCGCGTGATGTTGACGAAGATGGACGCCGACGCCGCCACCCCGGTGCGCGATGCCGCCACGGACTGGACGAGGCCCGCGACGACCCGCGCCGCGCTGAGCGTGGCGATAAGGATGAGCAGCGCGGTCAGCGACTGGTTCACGAACCCCGAGACGCGCGCGGTGAGCGGCAGGGTCGTGGCGGCCACGGCCGCGCCCGCGATCAGCGCGGCCCCGGGCGCGATGGTGCGCAGCGCGTCGACGATGATGTCGTCACCCCGCCACCGGGTCCGCTCGGCGTGCCGGCCCAGCCAGCGCAGGACGGCGCGCAGCAGCAGCCCGGCCGCGGCGCCCGCCGCCAGCGCGATCCCG encodes:
- a CDS encoding mechanosensitive ion channel family protein, whose amino-acid sequence is MNRDLVLHDWLVAGIALAAGAAAGLLLRAVLRWLGRHAERTRWRGDDIIVDALRTIAPGAALIAGAAVAATTLPLTARVSGFVNQSLTALLILIATLSAARVVAGLVQSVAASRTGVAASASIFVNITRIVVLVMGVLVALETLGVSIAPLVTALGVGGLAVALALQDTLANLFAGVHILASKTVQPGDYIRLTSGEEGYVVDINWRNTVVRNLSNNLVIIPNGRLARTNMTNFTQPEAQFSILVQVGVGYESDLEHVERVTLDVVGKVMAHVDGADPAHEGAVRFHTFADSRINFTVILGVGEFSDQYRIKHEFIKRLHERFRTEGISIPAPTRTVELHRDEPRTPSSPHAPVPHQRDSSALLPDGGR